One Torulaspora globosa chromosome 5, complete sequence DNA window includes the following coding sequences:
- the RPB9 gene encoding DNA-directed RNA polymerase II core subunit RPB9 (ancestral locus Anc_6.212) yields MTTFRFCRDCNNMLYPREDKENQRLLFECRTCSYVEEAGTPLVYRHELITNIGETAGVVQDIGSDPTLPRSDRECPKCHSRENVFFQSQQRRSDTSMVLFFVCLACSHIFTSDQKNKRTQFS; encoded by the coding sequence ATGACTACGTTCAGGTTCTGCCGTGACTGTAACAACATGCTGTATCCGCGCGAGGACAAGGAGAACCAGAGACTGCTGTTCGAGTGTAGGACCTGCTCGTACGTGGAGGAGGCTGGGACGCCGCTGGTGTATCGACACGAGCTGATTACGAACATCGGGGAGACGGCGGGGGTCGTGCAGGACATCGGGTCTGATCCCACGCTTCCGAGATCCGACAGAGAGTGTCCCAAGTGCCATTCAAGAGAGAACGTGTTCTTCCAGTCGCAGCAGCGCAGAAGCGACACGTCGATGGTGCTGTTCTTTGTGTGTCTGGCGTGCTCGCACATCTTCACCTCGGAccagaagaacaagaggaCGCAGTTTTCATGA
- the YIG1 gene encoding Yig1p (ancestral locus Anc_6.210), whose amino-acid sequence MGIPIALYEDSECEEIEQFGWCSEACKRRLGELCYSRESTVLEEDYEERPVDDDMVYAWRFDLQTRAENRVVNLAELESTRSKDASSWIFYRPDGSETAVYRHRGREDDPLTVVHGVQELLQGSTIQSVDVRGGTLLLGLDSGQIKVVTCNNDGRIVQCESLVLRSGRILDVFAGLLPEFVIAFAADEGLLCTELRSGRTSKLLDVPPARLQRVSLDFPRLSAFGATRIWSCDDVLSCPLVPVDAPLWPGEQLLNVDPCARHMLLLETDQRYLSLDTAPAGCACTVLHKSEYGGPARAHTSTGGQQLFVSEQHLYATSLTMYGRCSRNRDCKWISLGYSDIRAKYNICRVLRLTLMTASTPATSVLALLTDDGSIHSFSIER is encoded by the coding sequence ATGGGTATTCCGATAGCCCTTTATGAGGACTCCGAATGTGAGGAGATCGAACAGTTCGGTTGGTGTTCTGAAGCATGCAAGCGTCGGCTTGGCGAGCTGTGCTACTCGAGGGAAAGCACTGTTCTGGAAGAGGACTACGAAGAGCGGCCGGTCGATGACGACATGGTCTACGCGTGGAGATTCGACTTGCAGACCAGGGCGGAGAACCGCGTGGTTAACCTTGCGGAGTTAGAGTCCACACGAAGCAAAGACGCATCCAGTTGGATATTCTATAGGCCCGACGGCAGCGAAACGGCGGTTTACAGACATAGAGGCCGCGAAGACGACCCTCTAACAGTTGTACACGGCGTACAAGAACTTCTACAGGGCTCCACAATACAGAGCGTCGACGTCCGAGGTGGCACCCTGCTGCTGGGACTCGATAGTGGGCAAATCAAGGTCGTCACGTGCAACAATGATGGCCGAATTGTGCAGTGCGAGTCATTAGTGCTGCGGAGCGGACGTATACTGGATGTCTTTGCGGGACTCTTGCCCGAGTTCGTTATCGCTTTTGCCGCAGACGAAGGTCTTTTGTGCACCGAGTTGCGGAGCGGCCGCACCAGCAAGCTGCTGGACGTGCCTCCGGCACGTCTGCAGCGTGTGTCACTCGATTTCCCGCGGCTCAGCGCCTTCGGCGCAACCCGGATCTGGAGCTGCGACGACGTTCTCAGCTGTCCGCTCGTTCCAGTGGATGCGCCGCTTTGGCCGGGCGAGCAGTTGCTCAACGTGGACCCCTGCGCACGCCACATGCTACTTCTCGAGACAGACCAACGCTACCTGTCGCTCGACACCGCCCCCGCGGGCTGCGCCTGCACAGTCCTCCACAAGAGCGAGTACGGGGGACCCGCGCGCGCCCACACGTCCACTGGCGGTCAGCAGCTGTTCGTCTCCGAGCAGCACCTCTACGCTACTTCTCTGACCATGTATGGCCGTTGTTCGCGCAATCGCGATTGCAAGTGGATCTCGCTCGGGTACTCGGACATCCGAGCCAAATACAACATCTGCAGAGTGCTGCGGCTGACGCTCATGACCGCCAGCACGCCCGCAACCAGCGTCCTGGCCTTGCTGACGGACGACGGCTCCATTCACTCCTTCAGCATCGAGCGTTGA
- the HSF1 gene encoding stress-responsive transcription factor HSF1 (ancestral locus Anc_6.209), whose protein sequence is MEKIPSLNDDDIEKILHPNSLFTDELRPLEKDSSASGIEDIINPSLEPQPAAASSNESIANIPHEPGQHLIHRMYPVGMYAHQDDQLNKQLMPTKMFRNARQTSQSPQQTAQSTPGTRHTKTRPAFVNKVWSMLNDESNVNLIQWSPDGKSFIVVNREEFVHEVLPKYFKHSNLASFVRQLNMYGWHKVQDVKSGSIQNSSDDKLQFENEYFIRGREDLLEKIVRQKSSAASGSKMNPNGNNGGSANGADLHLMGDLNLGDHASASALLGELEQIKYNQMAISKDLLRINKDNELLWKENMMARERHRTQQQALEKILRFLASLVPHMDQKMITEGILNSDDAPQDLHLHQETGDNSNSSNTKHAANPTSFDMFDQDFMRNLHKSRFLLKNRTNSSVSSTVQPSLSHGDAKISEIPFDEEEDEQEAKHRSSAQRNSISGEDTVSFLNHLQSNIDEQDARIQHLEDMVQVISPQEANARHSFDLQDYCFNSESPMDTRRPISTGLSPLLAPEDLTSLQTHSPSHLIQELSHTEVPAAPTAPIQAPKRYHDALDARQRRSEPLVEEIPNESSSSSRKRLKR, encoded by the coding sequence ATGGAGAAGATTCCCAGCTTGAATGATGACGATATTGAAAAGATTTTGCATCCAAATAGCCTCTTTACCGACGAATTGAGGCCGTTGGAAAAGGATTCGTCGGCCAGCGGAATTGAAGACATCATAAATCCTTCATTAGAACCACAACCGGCGGCAGCATCTTCAAATGAGAGCATTGCTAATATCCCGCACGAGCCAGGCCAGCATTTGATCCATAGAATGTACCCCGTGGGAATGTATGCCCATCAGGATGACCAACTAAACAAACAGTTAATGCCAACAAAGATGTTCAGAAACGCACGACAGACATCGCAATCGCCACAGCAAACAGCGCAATCCACACCGGGCACAAGGCACACTAAGACGAGGCCGGCGTTCGTGAATAAAGTTTGGAGCATGCTGAACGATGAGTCAAACGTGAATCTAATTCAGTGGAGTCCCGACGGGAAATCCTTCATTGTTGTGAATCGCGAAGAGTTTGTGCATGAAGTTCTACCGAAGTACTTCAAGCATTCTAACCTTGCTTCTTTTGTAAGGCAACTGAACATGTACGGTTGGCACAAAGTACAGGATGTCAAATCCGGCTCGATTCAGAACAGTTCGGATGACAAATTACAATTCGAGAATGAGTATTTTATCCGTGGAAGAGAGGACCTGCTCGAGAAAATTGTTAGACAAAAATCTTCAGCCGCGAGCGGCTCAAAGATGAATCCGAATGGCAACAATGGCGGCTCAGCGAACGGAGCAGATTTACACTTAATGGGCGACTTGAATCTTGGCGACCATGCTAGTGCAAGCGCTCTACTTGGGGAGCTGGAACAGATCAAATACAATCAAATGGCAATTTCCAAGGACTTGCTACGAATCAACAAGGACAACGAGTTGCTGTGGAAGGAGAATATGATGGCGAGAGAGAGACACAGAACCCAGCAACAAGCTTTAGAAAAGATTCTACGGTTTCTGGCTTCCTTAGTACCGCATATGGATCAGAAAATGATTACCGAAGGAATTCTCAACAGCGATGACGCACCACAAGACCTGCACCTGCATCAGGAAACGGGcgacaacagcaacagcagtaACACCAAACACGCTGCGAATCCAACCAGCTTTGACATGTTCGACCAGGATTTTATGCGCAACCTGCACAAGTCCCGCTTTCTGCTAAAGAATCGAACCAATTCGTCTGTATCGAGCACAGTTCAGCCCTCTCTGAGTCATGGCGACGCCAAAATTTCTGAAATACCCTtcgatgaggaggaagatgaacAAGAGGCGAAACACCGATCGTCCGCGCAGCGAAATTCAATCTCAGGTGAGGACACTGTGTCGTTCCTCAACCACCTCCAGTCCAACATTGACGAGCAAGACGCAAGGATTCAGCACCTGGAGGACATGGTGCAGGTCATTTCCCCTCAAGAAGCCAATGCAAGACACAGCTTCGACCTTCAGGACTACTGCTTCAACAGCGAATCGCCCATGGACACACGTCGTCCAATCTCCACTGGCCTGAGTCCGCTGCTCGCCCCTGAAGATCTCACATCTCTACAAACGCACTCACCATCCCATCTAATTCAAGAGCTTAGCCACACAGAGGTTCCGGCAGCTCCTACAGCGCCGATACAGGCACCCAAGCGATATCATGACGCATTAGATGCTCGACAACGCCGCAGCGAACcgcttgttgaagagatccCCAATGAatcatcttcgagctctcGCAAGAGATTGAAGCGTTAA
- the MPS2 gene encoding Mps2p (ancestral locus Anc_6.208): protein MDFDKSSSSIILDVAWGNTDKKNQGFIYAKNLPELIREIELVLNRGEPTKGSRLLSNTGQNVIDTFAREKEFFKIYKDEFKEIFQGLVGKTFKDAVEGTFPSGKIPPSILQEELGPSDNSKTPRRKEFRLKSLENRLAALSEELQFKDDIIAEKDRELIKLTRNLSEYKDKYDFLQRQFSFYKDRGERPGHLNVHDDDSKTDQMTSTRHEFIISEMKRKLEEQLLTINTLREQMQQSRGGYTWYNVPSRSGKHDYLPFSLLAALAVILLSLVCYLVNSYRAADQSSDYTESFWWENSGLLSKFGWYWQDWKENAVQQTSDQAYDRIFGLTDYT from the coding sequence ATGGATTTTGATaaatcaagctcttctaTCATCCTGGATGTTGCCTGGGGAAATACCGACAAGAAAAACCAAGGCTTTATCTATGCAAAGAACCTTCCGGAGCTGATACGAGAGATTGAGCTTGTATTGAACAGGGGTGAGCCCACCAAGGGGTCGCGATTGCTTTCAAATACTGGTCAGAATGTGATAGATACCTTTGCTAGAGAGaaggagtttttcaagatctaTAAGGATGagttcaaagagatcttcCAAGGTCTAGTTGGGAAGACGTTTAAGGACGCCGTGGAAGGTACATTCCCCTCGGGTAAGATACCACCAAGCATTTTGCAAGAGGAGCTAGGGCCATCCGACAATAGTAAGACTCCAAGACGCAAAGAATTTcgattgaagagcttggaGAACCGATTAGCCGCCCTGAGTGAAGAACTACAGTTTAAAGACGATATAATTGCTGAAAAGGATAGAGAACTGATAAAGCTGACGAGAAACTTGAGTGAATACAAGGACAAGTACGATTTCCTTCAGAGACAGTTCAGTTTTTACAAGGATCGCGGTGAAAGACCTGGCCATCTGAATGTTCACGACGATGACTCTAAAACTGATCAAATGACCTCCACTAGGCATGAGTTTATCATCAGTGAAATGAAACGGAAACTAGAGGAGCAGCTACTTACCATCAATACGCTTCGGGAGCAAATGCAACAAAGCCGAGGCGGTTACACATGGTACAACGTGCCAAGCAGATCCGGTAAACACGATTACCTACCATTTTCCTTGCTCGCGGCTTTGGCAGTTATATTGCTCTCGTTGGTCTGCTATTTGGTAAACTCCTACAGGGCTGCTGACCAAAGCAGTGACTATACAGAGAGCTTCTGGTGGGAGAATAGCGGCCTGCTGAGCAAATTCGGATGGTACTGGCAAGATTGGAAAGAGAATGCTGTGCAACAAACAAGCGACCAGGCCTACGATAGAATATTCGGGCTCACAGATTATACATAG
- the TPK2 gene encoding cAMP-dependent protein kinase catalytic subunit TPK2 (ancestral locus Anc_6.214): protein MDLGYHHQLQPQQQHQQQYQQQYGNAAGYGGHGTREKSLLPQRSVVSKGKYSLQDFQIMRTLGTGSFGRVHLVRSVHNGRYYAMKVLKKQQVIKMKQIEHTNDERRMLKLVEHPFVIRMWGTFQDARNLFMVVDYIEGGELFSLLRKSHRFPNPVAKFYAAEVTLALEYMHAHNIIYRDLKPENILLDRNGHIKITDFGFAKEVVTVTWTLCGTPDYIAPEVITTKPYNKSVDWWSLGVLIFEMLAGYTPFYDTTPMKTYEKILQGKVNYPPFFHPDAVDLLSKLITADLTRRLGNLQSGSDDIKSHPWFSEVVWEKLLAKDIETPYEPPITPGVGDTSLFDQYPEEHLDYGIKGEDPYAQYFTDF from the coding sequence ATGGATTTAGGGTACcatcatcagcttcaaccacagcagcagcatcagcagcagTACCAACAGCAATACGGTAACGCAGCTGGCTATGGTGGTCATGGGACGCGGGAGAAATCTCTACTGCCACAGCGGTCAGTAGTGTCGAAGGGAAAATACTCTTTGCAGGACTTCCAAATCATGAGAACGCTCGGTACGGGGTCGTTTGGTCGAGTACACCTGGTGAGATCTGTCCATAACGGGAGATACTATGCGATGAAGGTTCTGAAAAAGCAGCAGGTtatcaagatgaagcagattGAGCATACCAATGACGAAAGGCGGATGTTGAAATTGGTGGAGCATCCGTTTGTGATTCGCATGTGGGGGACGTTCCAGGATGCCAGAAATTTGTTCATGGTGGTCGATTACATTGAAGGTGGAGAGCTTTTCTCTCTGTTGCGTAAATCGCATCGGTTTCCGAACCCTGTGGCGAAGTTTTACGCTGCGGAGGTGACACTGGCGTTGGAGTACATGCACGCACATAATATCATCTACCGTGATCTGAAACCGGAAAATATTCTACTGGATCGCAACGGTCACATCAAAATAACCGATTTCGGCTTTGCCAAGGAGGTCGTCACGGTGACCTGGACGCTGTGTGGGACCCCTGACTACATTGCTCCGGAGGTGATCACGACGAAGCCTTATAACAAGTCTGTTGACTGGTGGTCACTTGGCGTTCTGATCTTTGAGATGTTGGCTGGGTACACGCCTTTCTACGACACAACTCCGATGAAGACTTACGAAAAGATATTGCAGGGTAAGGTCAACTACCCACCGTTTTTCCACCCGGATGCGGTCGACTTATTGAGCAAGCTGATTACAGCAGATCTGACAAGAAGATTGGGCAATTTGCAAAGCGGTTCCGACGACATCAAGTCCCATCCCTGGTTCAGCGAGGTCGTATGGGAAAAGCTGCTAGCCAAGGACATCGAGACGCCCTACGAGCCACCGATTACCCCCGGCGTAGGTGACACCTCGCTGTTCGATCAGTACCCCGAAGAGCATCTGGACTACGGCATCAAGGGCGAAGACCCTTACGCACAATATTTCACAGATTTTTGA
- the HRR25 gene encoding serine/threonine protein kinase HRR25 (ancestral locus Anc_6.215) has protein sequence MDLRVGRKFRIGRKIGSGSFGDIYHGTNLISGEEVAIKLESIRSRHPQLDYESRVYKYLSGGVGIPFIRWFGREGEYNAMVIDLLGPSLEDLFNYCHRKFTFKTVIMLALQMICRIQYIHGRSFIHRDIKPDNFLMGVGRRGSTVHVIDFGLSKKYRDFNTHRHIPYRENKSLTGTARYASVNTHLGIEQSRRDDLESLGYVLIYFCKGSLPWQGLKATTKKQKYDRILEKKLCTSVETLCGGLPQEFAEFMLYCRNLKFDERPDYLYLARLFKDLSIKLEYHNDHLFDWTMLRYTKAMVEKQCDLLMVENQGNKDKAIASASTSATATNDNNNAGSAASGTNNKDDSFNRVKLLAMKKFATHFHYCKNEDKHHPTPDEIKQQSIQNTNAAASLPEELLNAIDKGMENLKQQHQQQQQQQQQQQQQQQHSDPILQQHQKEQQYAGNLAQDAIQQPSMRTTHYPPQVQQPQQDPSRPDQLKHQHQPLKPAGEDIWL, from the coding sequence ATGGATTTGAGAGTCGGGAGAAAGTTTCGTATTGGGAGGAAGATCGGGAGCGGATCTTTTGGAGACATTTATCATGGGACGAATCTGATCAGTGGCGAGGAAGTGGCGATCAAGCTGGAGTCGATAAGATCGAGGCATCCGCAGTTGGATTACGAGTCGCGCGTTTACAAATACCTGAGCGGCGGGGTGGGGATACCCTTCATTCGTTGGTTTGGGCGTGAAGGCGAGTACAATGCGATGGTGATCGATCTTTTGGGGCCATCGCTGGAAGACCTGTTCAACTATTGTCATCGGAAGTTCACGTTCAAGACCGTTATCATGTTAGCATTGCAGATGATCTGCCGTATACAGTACATCCACGGGCGATCGTTTATCCACAGAGACATTAAACCGGATAACTTTCTGATGGGGGTGGGGCGTCGTGGCAGCACGGTGCATGTGATCGATTTTGGTCTGTCCAAGAAGTACAGGGACTTTAACACGCACCGCCATATTCCGTATAGGGAGAACAAGTCGCTGACGGGCACAGCGCGTTACGCGAGCGTCAACACGCATCTGGGGATCGAGCAGAGCAGAAGAGATGACTTGGAGTCGCTGGGCTACGTGCTGATCTATTTCTGCAAGGGGTCGCTGCCATGGCAGGGGCTCAAAGCTACGACCAAGAAACAGAAGTACGATCGtatcttggagaagaaactgtGTACGAGTGTGGAGACTTTGTGTGGCGGGTTGCCGCAGGAATTTGCAGAGTTCATGTTGTACTGCAGAAATTTGAAGTTTGACGAAAGACCGGATTACTTGTATTTAGCGAGGctcttcaaggatttgAGCATCAAGCTGGAGTACCATAACGACCACCTATTCGACTGGACCATGTTGCGTTACACAAAGGCGATGGTAGAGAAACAATGCGATTTACTGATGGTCGAGAATCAGGGGAACAAGGATAAAGCCATTGCATCTGCGTCGACATCGGCGACCGCCACTAATGATAATAACAACGCGGGCTCTGCTGCTTCCGGTACAAACAACAAGGACGATTCATTTAACAGGGTTAAGCTACtagcgatgaagaagtttgctACCCATTTCCACTACTGCAAGAACGAGGACAAACACCACCCTACTCCGGACGAGATCAAGCAACAGTCGATACAAAACACCAACGCCGCAGCATCCCTACCAGAAGAACTCTTGAATGCCATCGATAAAGGCATGGAAAATTTAaaacagcagcatcaacagcagcagcaacagcagcaacaacagcaacaacagcaacagcatTCCGATCCTATACTACAACAGCATCAGAAGGAGCAGCAATATGCTGGCAACCTGGCACAAGACGCCATTCAGCAACCATCCATGAGAACCACTCATTATCCTCCGCAAGTGCAGCAACCCCAGCAGGATCCTTCGAGACCAGACCAACTCAAGCACCAACACCAGCCTCTCAAGCCTGCCGGTGAAGACATATGGCTATAG
- the MNP1 gene encoding mitochondrial 54S ribosomal protein bL12m (ancestral locus Anc_6.213) codes for MSLRLASTRSVVRTSRLLRVNGAVWRLNSTASAAAETAQAKAAIDPKIKKIVDEISKLTLLETSSLISELKSQLNIPDIAFPAAGAVAAAPGGAAAAAEESGAQEEEKPEEKTIFAIKLESFDAKAKPKIIKEVKNLLGLSLVEAKKFVEAAPKVLKDNVAKEDADKIKTTLEGLGAKVALE; via the coding sequence ATGTCGTTGCGTTTGGCTAGCACCAGGTCTGTTGTTCGAACATCGAGACTCTTGAGAGTCAATGGCGCCGTTTGGCGGCTCAACTCTACCGCATCGGCAGCTGCCGAGACAGCGCAGGCCAAGGCAGCAATTGATCCCAAAATAAAGAAGATTGTGGACGAGATTTCGAAACTGACTCTGTTGGAGACTTCGTCGTTGATTTCTGAGTTGAAGAGCCAGCTGAACATCCCAGATATCGCATTCCCGGCCGCTGGAGCTGTGGCTGCTGCACCTGGCggtgcagcagcagcagccgAGGAGAGCGGTGCCcaggaggaggagaagcCCGAGGAGAAGACGATCTTTGCAATCAAGCTGGAGTCGTTCGACGCGAAGGCCAAGCCaaagatcatcaaagaggTGAAAAACCTGCTAGGACTGTCGCTGGTggaggccaagaaattcgTTGAGGCAGCACCCAAGGTGCTAAAGGACAACGTTGCCAAGGAGGACGCGGATAAGATCAAGACTACTCTGGAGGGCTTGGGAGCCAAGGTGGCTTTGGAATGA
- the NPY1 gene encoding NAD(+) diphosphatase (ancestral locus Anc_6.216), with the protein MEAVVRTGATFFGYESLNRVSFLRNDVEFVRKSLQHKSTVFVPFVQGEALVRGQEEPELCLLTLQDGWFPMARVVDKLLPVLNSQAARVVESGANLTFLGLKSSDGDDVFQYRSSYSGVPYYAVDFRTSGGTLIQAAELEPLLQCARVDRKLIFEMSNETASLYSHAKMYLDWLAKYHFCPGCGSVMFPVDAGTKMQCGNADRSVACNVRDAAVNNVCFPRTDPVVIVAIATKDFSRICLAHSKRWVHDTLYSTVAGFMEPAETVEQACSREIWEETGIRCRDITLVSTQPWPYPANLMIGCVGLVEPNGVDEKINLSHDNELMDAQWFDVEEVIEAMDRYDGSGVVKFKKSDITFPGSTAIAFHLIKFVCDRYKRSLGSL; encoded by the coding sequence ATGGAGGCTGTGGTGAGGACGGGCGCTACGTTCTTTGGGTATGAGAGTTTGAACCGGGTTTCGTTCTTGCGAAATGACGTAGAATTCGTCAGAAAGTCGTTGCAACATAAATCGACCGTGTTCGTGCCATTTGTGCAGGGGGAGGCGCTGGTACGGGGCCAGGAGGAGCCCGAGTTGTGCCTGTTGACGTTGCAGGACGGGTGGTTCCCGATGGCGCGCGTGGTGGACAAGCTGCTGCCGGTGCTGAACTCGCAGGCAGCCAGGGTGGTGGAATCGGGGGCGAATCTGACGTTTCTGGGGCTCAAGAGCAGCGACGGGGACGACGTGTTCCAGTACCGGTCGAGCTACAGCGGCGTTCCGTACTACGCGGTCGATTTCCGGACGTCGGGCGGGACGCTGATCCAGGCGGCGGAGTTGGAGCCGCTGTTGCAGTGCGCCAGGGTCGATCGTAAGCTGATCTTCGAGATGAGCAACGAGACGGCGTCGCTGTACTCGCACGCCAAGATGTACCTCGACTGGCTCGCCAAGTACCACTTCTGTCCCGGATGCGGGTCCGTGATGTTCCCCGTGGATGCCGGCACCAAGATGCAGTGCGGCAACGCAGACCGCAGCGTCGCCTGCAACGTGCGCGACGCCGCGGTCAACAACGTCTGTTTCCCGCGTACCGATCCCGTCGTGATCGTGGCGATCGCGACCAAGGACTTCAGTCGCATCTGTCTGGCTCACTCCAAGCGCTGGGTTCACGACACCCTCTACAGCACCGTTGCGGGCTTCATGGAGCCCGCGGAGACCGTGGAGCAGGCGTGCAGCCGCGAGATCTGGGAGGAGACCGGCATCAGGTGCCGCGACATCACGCTCGTCTCGACACAACCATGGCCGTATCCTGCGAACCTGATGATCGGCTGTGTCGGGCTGGTGGAGCCCAACGGTGTcgacgagaagatcaacCTTTCGCACGACAACGAGCTTATGGATGCCCAGTGGTTCGACGTCGAAGAGGTCATCGAGGCGATGGACCGCTACGACGGCTCGGGCGTcgtcaagttcaagaaatcaGATATTACGTTCCCGGGCTCCACCGCGATAGCATTCCATCTCATCAAGTTCGTCTGCGATAGATATAAGAGATCCCTGGGATCGCTGTAA
- a CDS encoding DNA-binding transcription factor AFT1 (ancestral locus Anc_6.211) — MMNWVSNDSSTPDESPQLMAPIGMTEGSGSELTTEALRSDQNKFIHLDPIPDFKDRSEIKPWLQKIFYPQGIEIVIERSDSIKVVFKCKAAKRGKNTRASEPVAEQFSVPSEPVESKTKDRKKKKRSVSRFNICPFRIRATYSLKRKKWSIVVLNNCHSHPLKFNPDSEEYRKFKEKLRQNNDWEAIKKFDELEYRTRSNLPIESSPIRCDCGLTEEIASFNIVLPSTNHSSVSSTLVKKPKKKSGLRKQRKEAFLMMPTQQHHLANTTHVQSPSVSGFLDDPSANPLFTTPITATDAFTDLNEIDFTNMFDKMHHNSTHSRAQQRHSGAEDALNVFSPLAISSFQYCSPSGDLVQSPAHPQAPPASTTHGGMDNAVDFSMKPFLDLPGHDSFTPPLCEINGSNACQDHRCCYSELNAESSPARDMLSGELDVLKAINGELSEHLTTELFNLQ; from the coding sequence ATGATGAATTGGGTTTCGAACGATAGTAGCACGCCGGATGAGTCTCCGCAGCTGATGGCGCCGATAGGCATGACGGAAGGTTCGGGCTCTGAGCTGACTACAGAGGCGCTGAGGAGCGATCAGAACAAATTCATTCATTTGGATCCGATTCCGGATTTCAAGGATCGGTCAGAGATCAAGCCGTGGTTACAGAAGATCTTCTATCCGCAGGGGATCGAGATAGTTATAGAGAGGTCGGATAGCATCAAAGTGGTGTTCAAATGCAAGGCAGCGAAAAGAGGCAAGAACACCAGGGCGAGCGAGCCGGTGGCTGAACAGTTCAGCGTCCCGAGCGAGCCCGTAGAGTCGAAGACGAAGgacaggaagaagaagaagcggagCGTGTCGCGGTTTAACATCTGTCCCTTCAGGATAAGGGCTACGTACTCTttaaagaggaagaagtggagCATAGTGGTACTGAATAACTGCCATTCACATCCGTTGAAGTTCAACCCGGATTCAGAGGAGTATagaaagttcaaggagAAGCTGAGACAGAACAATGACTGGGAAGCCATAAAGAAATTTGATGAACTGGAGTATAGGACAAGGTCCAATTTACCGATCGAGTCGTCGCCTATAAGGTGCGATTGTGGTCTTACCGAAGAGATTGCGAGCTTCAATATAGTGCTACCGAGCACAAATCACTCTTCTGTGTCTAGCACGCTGGTGAAaaaaccaaagaaaaaatctGGGTTGCGGAAACAGCGCAAGGAGGCTTTCCTCATGATGCCTACGCAGCAGCATCATCTAGCTAACACGACTCACGTACAGAGCCCCAGCGTTTCCGGGTTCCTTGATGATCCTTCCGCGAATCCGCTTTTCACGACTCCAATAACAGCCACCGATGCATTCACGGATCTCAACGAGATAGATTTCACCAACATGTTCGACAAAATGCACCATAACTCAACTCATTCACGCGCACAGCAGCGCCACAGTGGCGCCGAGGACGCTTTGAACGTATTCTCTCCGCTCGCAATTTCATCGTTCCAATATTGCTCCCCAAGTGGCGACTTGGTACAATCGCCTGCCCATCCCCAGGCACCCCCTGCATCCACCACACATGGCGGTATGGACAACGCCGTGGACTTCTCGATGAAGCCGTTCCTGGACCTGCCAGGGCATGACTCTTTCACGCCCCCACTGTGCGAAATCAACGGCAGCAATGCGTGCCAGGACCACCGGTGCTGCTACTCCGAGCTGAACGCGGAAAGCAGCCCCGCGAGGGATATGCTATCGGGCGAGCTGGACGTCCTAAAAGCCATAAACGGTGAGCTCAGCGAGCATCTCACCACCGAGCTGTTCAACCTACAGTAG